Proteins from one Aureimonas sp. SA4125 genomic window:
- a CDS encoding FAD-dependent oxidoreductase — protein MNVIIAGGGQAGFQVASSLRQGGYRGGIVLVAEENRVPYQRPPLSKAYLKEDMGFDRLELRPESFYAAQSIELRLGETVARIDRGAGTVVLGSGESLAFDHLVLATGARNRVLPIPGADLAGVHLLRSAEDAEGLRGALRTARRMVIVGGGFIGLEVAASARAKGVAVTVLEAADRLMGRVVSPAISAFFLAAHRDMGTDVHFGAKVVGIRGDGRVAAVATETGTHEADLVLMAAGVIPNDELAASAGLPTASGVIVDATMTTEDPRIFAIGDCAVFESRHAAGRVRLESVQNAVDQAKCVAARILGGTIPYDSLPWFWSDQGPYKLQIVGITSGADHVHVVHVPGEDRLIAYCFAAERLLGIETVNRPGDHMAGRRLLSSELRLSRAEIEHGDFDLRAHIAALTRA, from the coding sequence ATGAATGTCATCATCGCCGGCGGGGGACAGGCAGGCTTCCAGGTTGCCTCCAGCCTGAGGCAAGGCGGTTATCGCGGCGGCATCGTTCTCGTCGCCGAGGAGAACCGGGTCCCCTATCAGCGGCCGCCGCTCTCCAAGGCCTATCTGAAGGAGGACATGGGGTTCGACAGGCTCGAACTGCGTCCCGAGAGCTTCTACGCCGCCCAGTCGATCGAGCTGCGCCTCGGCGAGACCGTTGCGCGGATCGACCGGGGCGCCGGCACGGTCGTCCTGGGGTCGGGCGAAAGCCTGGCTTTCGATCACCTGGTCCTGGCGACGGGAGCGCGTAACCGCGTGTTGCCGATCCCCGGTGCCGATCTTGCGGGCGTCCATCTCCTGCGCAGCGCGGAGGACGCCGAAGGGCTGCGGGGCGCGCTTCGGACGGCGCGGCGGATGGTCATCGTCGGCGGTGGCTTCATCGGCCTCGAGGTCGCCGCGTCGGCCCGTGCGAAGGGTGTCGCGGTCACCGTACTGGAGGCGGCCGACCGGCTGATGGGTCGCGTCGTCTCGCCGGCGATCTCGGCCTTTTTCCTGGCGGCCCATCGCGACATGGGAACAGACGTCCATTTCGGCGCCAAGGTCGTCGGCATTCGCGGCGATGGCCGGGTGGCCGCCGTCGCGACCGAGACGGGAACGCATGAAGCCGATCTCGTGCTGATGGCGGCAGGTGTCATCCCCAATGACGAACTGGCGGCTTCCGCCGGCCTGCCGACGGCTTCCGGTGTCATCGTCGACGCCACCATGACGACCGAGGATCCCCGCATTTTCGCCATCGGCGACTGTGCCGTCTTCGAGAGCCGGCATGCGGCGGGCAGAGTAAGACTGGAATCGGTGCAGAACGCCGTCGACCAGGCGAAATGCGTCGCCGCCCGCATTCTCGGCGGAACGATCCCCTATGACAGCCTGCCGTGGTTCTGGAGCGACCAGGGGCCGTACAAGCTGCAGATTGTCGGGATCACCAGCGGTGCCGACCACGTCCATGTGGTCCATGTCCCCGGCGAGGACCGGCTCATCGCCTACTGCTTCGCCGCCGAGCGGCTTCTGGGCATCGAGACCGTCAACAGGCCCGGCGACCACATGGCCGGTCGCCGCCTGCTGTCGAGCGAGCTTCGGCTATCGCGGGCCGAGATCGAGCACGGCGACTTCGACCTTCGCGCCCATATCGCGGCGCTGACAAGAGCCTGA
- a CDS encoding RidA family protein, producing the protein MTIRRIEPGTRMSGAVVHGDTVYLAGQVGKAGDDVTAQTKTALAEVDRLLALAGTDKSKILNATIWLADIADFGTMNAVWDAWVDPANPPARATGESKLATRDYLVEVIVIAAA; encoded by the coding sequence ATGACCATCCGCCGCATCGAGCCGGGAACGCGCATGTCCGGCGCCGTCGTCCACGGCGACACCGTCTATCTCGCCGGCCAGGTCGGCAAGGCCGGCGACGACGTCACGGCCCAGACCAAGACCGCTCTCGCCGAAGTCGATCGGCTGCTGGCGCTGGCCGGGACCGACAAGTCGAAAATCCTCAACGCCACCATCTGGCTGGCCGACATCGCCGACTTCGGCACGATGAACGCTGTCTGGGACGCCTGGGTCGACCCGGCCAATCCACCGGCGCGCGCCACGGGCGAATCGAAGCTCGCGACGCGGGACTACCTCGTCGAAGTCATCGTCATCGCAGCGGCCTGA